The DNA segment CCCCGATCTGCGGGTGCCGGTCCGCCAGGTGCACCTCACCAACGGACAGTCGGTCACGCTGTACGACACCTCGGGCCCGTACACCGATCCGCTCGCCGACACCGACGTCCGCAGGGGGCTGCCCCCGCTGCGGGAGAACTGGATCATCGCCCGCGGCGACACCGCGGAGTACGCGGGCCGTCCCGTCCGTCCCGAGGACGACGGCATCAAGCACACCTCGCCGCGCGGTGGCCTGCGCAACCTCGACGCGGTCTTCCCCGGACGCCCGCGTCAGCCGCGCCGCGGCCGTGACGGGGAGGCGGTCACGCAGCTCGCCTACGCGCGCCGCGGCGAGGTCACGCCCGAGATGGAGTTCGTGGCCATCCGGGAGAACGTTTCTCCCGAAGTGGTCCGCGAGGAGATCGCCGCGGGCCGGGCCGTGCTGCCCGCCAACGTGAACCACCCGGAGATCGAGCCGATGATCATCGGCAAGCGGTTCCTGGTGAAGGTCAACGCCAACATCGGCAACTCCGCGGTCACCTCCTCCATCGAGGAGGAGGTCGAGAAGATGACCTGGGCGACCCGCTGGGGCGCCGACACGGTCATGGACCTGTCGACCGGCCGCAACATCCACACCACCCGTGAGTGGGTGCTGCGCAACTCCCCCGTCCCCATCGGCACGGTGCCGCTCTACCAGGCGCTGGAGAAGGTCGACGGCCGGGCCGAGGAGCTGACCTGGGAGATCTACAAGGACACGGTCATCGAACAGGCCGAGCAGGGCGTGGACTACATGACGGTCCACGCGGGCGTGCGGCTGCCGTTCGTACCGCTGACGGCCAACCGCAAGACCGGCATCGTCTCGCGCGGTGGCTCGATCATGGCGGCGTGGTGCCTGGCGCACCACAGGGAGAGCTTCCTGTACGAGAACTTCGAGGAGCTGTGCCAGATCCTCGCCGCCTACGACGTCACGTACTCGCTGGGCGACGGCCTGCGGCCCGGTTCTATCGCGGACGCCAACGACGAGGCTCAGTTCGCGGAGTTGAGGACGCTCGGGGAACTCAACACGATCGCCAAGCGTTTCAACGTACAGACCATGATCGAAGGCCCGGGACACGTCCCGATGCACAAGATCAAGGAGAACATCGACCTTCAGCAGGAGATCTGCGATGAAGCTCCGTTCTATACGCTCGGCCCGCTGACCACCGACGTCGCGCCGGCCTACGACCACATCACCTCCGGCATCGGTGCCGCGATGAGCGCCTGGTGGGGCACGGCGATGCTCTGCTACGTCACGCCCAAGGAGCACCTGGGCCTGCCCAACCGTGACGACGTCAAGACCGGCGTCATCACCTACAAGATCGCCGCCCACGCGGCCGATCTCGCCAAGGGGCACCCCGGTGCGCAGGAGTGGGACGACGCGCTGTCCGACGCCCGCTTCGAGTTCCGGTGGGAGGACCAGTTCAACCTGGCTCTCGACCCGGACACGGCACGGGAGTTCCACGACGAGACCCTTCCGGCTGAGCCTGCCAAGACGGCTCACTTCTGCTCCATGTGCGGGCCGAAGTTCTGCTCGATGAAGATCTCCCAGGACATCCGCCGCGCACATGGCGGGTCCAAGGAGGAGATCGAGGAGGGCATGGCTCAGAAGTCGAAGGAGTTCGCCGCGGCGGGCAATCGGGTGTACCTGCCGCTCGCGGACTGAAGGCGACGTCCTGACCCGGGGCGCGCTGCCCCGGTGTCCGGCGTGCTGCCGTCGTGGCCGGCGTTGTGTTGCCCGGCTGTTCGGCTTGCGCCTCCCCGAGGAGGTCTCCCCGGGGGTTCCGTCGCGAAGGAGGGGCTCCAGGCGGGGCTCTCCTGCGGCGGGGGCGCAAGCCGAGGCGCTACTCCGGCTGGTGTTCCGGGCCTCCGAAGTCCGGGCTCGTGTAGTCCGGGCTGCTGAAGCTCGGCCGCGAGCCCCGTGAGGCGCCGTCGTCCGGGCTGCTGAAACCCGGGCGGCCGTAGCCGAGGTTCGGGATGCGGCCGGCCGGTGTCGACGGTGGCGTGCGGTGCAGGGCCGATGCCGTGCCGGGGTCGGCGAGTGCCTCCCGCAGGAAGGGCAGGACGCCGCGCTCCAGCAGGGCCTCGCGCCAGACTTCCCTGGCCCGGGTGACCTCCTCGCTCAGTTCGCCGTACGGCCCGCCGTCGAACGCCGGCCGGTTGCGCAGGGCGGTGAGCAGGAGACCGACGGCGGCGACCAGGATGGCGGCCGCTGCCAAGGCGCCGAACACCCACCCGGTGGTGAGCATCGTCTGGGCGAACGCCGGCTCGGGGTCGAACATCTTCAGGATGTAGCCGACGAGCAGGAAGATCGCCGCTGCGGTGCCGGCGAGGACGGGTGCCAGGACGGCGAGCACGGCTATGACGCCCGGCCCGGCTGTCTCGGCGACTTCTCCCATGGTCGTGGCGAGCCCCATCGCGCCCGAGCCCGACTCGGAGGAGCCGGACTCGCGGGTGGAGGACGGGGTGGACGGCGCTGGTTGGCGCAGTTCCTCGCGGACCTTCACGTAGTGCTGGTACTCGGTCGCCGCGGCCGCCGTGATCAGAGCGGTGGCGTTGAGCGCCATGGTGCGCAGCTGTTCGGGGTTGAGCTGCTGACCGACAGCGGCCAGTTCCGGGCGGTGTGGTGCGGAGCGCAGCGCCTCATCGAGGATCCGCTCGTATTCCTGGCGGTCCTCGCTCAGCAGGTGCTGCGGAACGCTGTTCATGTGCATCCCCCGATGCTCCGTAGGGCTTGGGGCTCGCATGCCAACGAGCCGTCGGGCAGAAACGGAGGGGAGCCTGCTACGGATAAGCCGATGGTAGAGCGGTCACGGCACACGGTGACAGGGGGTTTGCCAAAATTGGGCCCTGGCCTGGGCCCTCTTCCGTCACTCCGCCATGGGCGCGCCTGCCCCGTGAACGGTCAGATATCCAGGGGAAGTTGCTGGACCAGCAGCTTTCCGGCCATGGTCACGCCGCCGTCCATCGCGATGGCGAGACCGTCGGCGTAGACGTGCGGTCCCTCGACCAGGGGCCCGGTGTTGTCCTCGCCGTCCTCGGAGCCGACCTCGCCCGTCAGATAAGGAATGGGGCTGTGGCCGTGAACGACGCGGGTGCCGCCGTACGTATCGAGCAGGGAACGCACATGGTCGGCGCCGCCCTCGTCGCGGAAGGAGAAGCGCCTGGTGAACTTGCGGAACAGGTCCCAGACTTCGTCGGCGTCATTGCGCGTCAGCGTCTCGCGGACGGTGTCGTTGACCGCCTCGGTCGAGTCGCCGTAGTCGAGATAGGCGGTGGTGTCCGAGTGGACGAGCAGATGCCCGTCGACCTCTTCCATCGCGTCCAGGCGCGACATCCACTGCAGATGGTGATCCTGGAGACGGTCCATGTCGGTCTTCTGGCCGCCGTTGAGCAGCCAGGCGGCCTGGAAGGTGGCGGTGCCCGCGCCGGAGTTGACGGGGGTGTCGCCGAATCGCTTGGCTCCGATGAGAAGCAGCTCGTGGTTGCCCATCAGGGCCTTGCAGTAGCCGCCGGCCGCGGCGGCCTCCGCGGACAGCCGCATCACGAGGTCGATGACGCCGATGCCGTCCGGGCCGCGGTCGGTGAAGTCGCCGAGGAACCACAGCCGGGCGGTGCCCGCGGACCAGTTCCCCGCCGAGTCGATGAGGCCCTGCTCCTGGAGCGCGGCCATCAGCTCGTCGATATAGCCGTGCACGTCCCCGACCACGAACAGCGGGCCGGCACCTGCCGTCGACTGCGGGACCGGCACGGCGGCGGGGTCGACGTGCACCTGGACCGTGTCGCCGCGATTGATCACGGGCAGATCGCGCTGCGTGGGCGTGTACCCCTCCGGATACGTCTCGTCGAGGGGCGGGGCGACGTCGCCCGTGTGCATGCTGTGGACGTACGGACCGGTCTCGTGCACGTAAGCGGGCACCCGGAAGTCGCGCAACGTCGCCGTCCGCTCCATCTCGGGTCCCTGACCGGCCCCCTGAGTCATCAGACCCCTCCACCATCGCGCCGCAGCTGCACCGCATCGGACTGCCTGGTCGCAGCGGCCCGTGGGTGTCGTGGGCCCATCATAGGAATGCCGATCGCGCCATGTGATGACCCAGGGGTGGTGAATCGGAGCAGGACTCCTGTTCACTGCGGCTTTCGCCCCGATTGGCCCGGGCTTCGGCAGCTCGATTGCCGCGTTCCTGACGCGCCTGGAACTGCTCCTGAAGCCCCTCGCCCCGCTGCTGCGGCCCTTCGACCTGCCTCTGCCGTTCCTCGTTCGGCTTCTGCGGCAGGTCTTCGCCCGGTTTCTACCGGCCCTCGGGTGACCGGGGCGGGCTGACCGTCGTGCGCGGCGGGCGTCGCTGGGACGAGGTACGCACAATCAGTTCGGTCGGTATTACCTGCTCGACCGGCTGGTCCGAATCGACTCCCTCGATGGCGTCGATGAGGAGCTGGACCACGGCCGTGCCGATGCGGCGGGGCTTCAGGGAGAGCGTGGTGACCGGCGGCTCGGTGTTGGCGTACACCGTGGACTCGCTGCAGCACACCAGAAGCAGGTCGTCCGGTACGCGCATACCGTAGCGGCGGGCGGCGGCGAGCAGGTCGGTGCCGTTCGGGTCGAACAGTCCGTAGACCGCGTCGGGCCGGTCGGGGCGGGCGAGCAGCCGGTCGGCGGCGACGGCGCCCGCGCACGGGTCGTGCGCCGGGTAGGCCTCGTACACCGGGTCCTGGCCGACCCGTTCGCACCAGCGCAGATAGGCCGTGGTCGACAGATGGGTGTACGTGTCCGTCGTGGTGCCCGTGAGCAGTCCGATCCGGCGGGCGCCCGCGTCGGCCAGGTGGTCGAGGATGCCCATCACGGCGGCCTCGTGGTCGTTGTCCACCCATGCGGTGACCGGGAGCGAGCCGGCCGGGCGGCCGTCGGAGACGACCGGCAGACCCTGTCTGACCAGCTCGCTGACGACCGGGTCCTGGTCGGACGGGTCGATGACGACCGTGCCGTCGAGGGCGACGTTCGACCAGACGTCGTGACGTGAGGTCGCGGGGAGGATCACGAGGGCGTAGCCGCGGGCGAGCGCGGCCGAAGTGGCGGCGCGTGCCATCTCGGCGAAGTACGCGAACTCGGTGAAGGTGAAAGGTTCATCCCCGTATGTCGTCACGGTCAGGCCGATGAGTCCTGACTTGCCCGTACGGAGTGTGCGGGCCGCGGCCGACGGGCGGTAGCCCAGCCGGTCGGCAACCTCGCGGACATGGCGTCGGGTGGCGTCGGGGAGCCTGCCCTTGCCGTTGAGGGCGTCGGAGACGGTCGTGATGGAGACCCCTGCGGCGGCGGCCACGTCTCTGATACCCGCCCGGCCGGGTCGACTGCCTCGACGAGAGGTTTCCGCGCGGCTCACCTGGTGCTTCCCTGCTGCTGTCATGGCGAGCCGATAGTAGGGCTCATTCGGTGGGGTAGTGCGGACGCATATGCACGCGTTGACAGACACGTTTCTGCAAGGTCATCATGCGCCAATGCCCTTTGAAAACAAGGGAGTTGAACGATCCAATGGCAGGACGTGACTTGTCGGCGCGCATGGGCCTGCCAAGTGCCCGATGTTTCGAAGAGGTCTCAACTCACCTTCACGGGTGATGCGCGCCACGGAGTGAGCCACCGGCGCGTAGATATATGTGTGGCGCGCCCCCCAATTCGTACGCCTTCGTGCGGCGATGCCCCTGATGCAGGTGTGACAGGAGGGATCAGCGGGCGGGCCCGCCCCTTCCGCACGCATCGACCGCTCCTCACCTGTACGCATCGGCGCGGAATCCTCATAAGGTGAGCAGTATTGGAGCCGGCGGTGGTGATGGGCCGCCGGTGGTCGCGAGGAGGACTGCGGTGAGCGAGACGAGCCCCAAGCTGCGCGCCGAGCTGGAGGGTATCCCCACCTACAAGCCGGGCAAGCCTGCCGCGGCCGGTGGTCCGGTGGCCTACAAGCTGTCCTCCAACGAGAACCCCTATCCGCCGCTGCCCGGCGTGATGGAGACGGTGATGGCCACCGCTTCGTCGTTCAACCGCTACCCGGACATGATGTGCACGGGGCTGATGAACGAGCTGTCCGAGCGCTTCGGCGTCCCGCTCTCCCACCTGGCCACCGGCACCGGCTCGGTCGGCGTCGCCCAGCAGCTGATCCAGGCCACCGCCGGACCCGGCGACGAGGTCATCTACGCCTGGCGGTCCTTCGAGGCGTACCCGATCATCACGCAGATCAGCGGCGCCACGTCCGTCAAGGTGCCGCTGACCCCGGGCGATGTGCACGACCTCGACGCGATGGCCGCCGCCATCACCGACCGCACCAGGCTGATTTTCGTCTGCAACCCCAACAACCCGACGGGCACGGTCGTGAAGCGGGCCGAGCTGGAGCGGTTCCTCGACCGGGTGCCCAGTGACGTCCTGGTGGTGCTGGACGAGGCGTACCGCGAGTTCATCCGTGACCCCGAGGTGCCGGACGGGGTGGGGATCTACCGTGAGCGGCCGAACGTCTGTGTTCTGCGGACGTTCTCCAAGGCCTACGGCCTCGCCGGCCTCCGCGTCGGTTTCGCGATCGCCCACGAGCCGGTCGCGGCGGCCCTGCGCAAGACGGCCGTGCCGTTCGGGGTGAGCCAGGTCGCGCAGGAGGCGGCGATCGCCTCGCTGCGTGCCGAGGACGAACTGATCGGCCGGGTCGGCTCGTTGGTGTGCGAGCGCAACCGTGTGGTCGACGGACTGCGCGCTCAGGGCTGGACGGTGCCCGAGACCCAGGCCAACTTCGTGTGGCTGCGACTGGGGGAGCGCACGGTCGCCTTTGCTCAGGCGTGTGAGCAGGCGGGCGTGGTGATCCGGCCGTTCCCGGGCGAGGGTGTGCGGGTGACGGTCGGGGAGGACGAGGCGAACGACATCTTCCTGAAGGTGGCGGAAGGGTTCCGGAAGGAGCTCTAGGGCTTCGCGGGCGCGGTCAGTCGTCCACCAGCTCCACGCGTACGGGGTCGCCGTCGCGGACCGTCGTCAACAGACGGGGGTCGCCGTCGATGCGGCCCAGAACGTTGCACGGGCTTGCGAGGCGGCACTCGTCGCCTCGCGAGATCGGTGTGGGGCCGTAGGGGAGGGCGAGCGCGTCTCCGTCGGTCCAGAAGGCGACCGTGCCCGGCTCGACGACCTGCTGTGCGCCGGTTTCACGTGGAACAGCGACGCCTGTGTCGCAGTAGACCTCCTCTCCCCAGGTGCGGGCGGTGGAGGCGAGCGGCAGGGCCTTGACGAGGGCCTGCGTGGTGGGGGTGTCATCGAGGGTCGCGGTGAGGTGTCCCGCGGGCCAGGAGATCCGTATCTGTACGGGCGTCGGTGTCTGCATGACACCGATTCAACAATATGTTGAAGTGTGCGCCAAGGGGTTGATCTCGACGAAGGGACCCCCCTTTGAGGGCAGGGATAGGCGTGCTGCATAATTGCTTGTGAATGTGAACGCTTTCACAAGCGGCAGGTAAGGAGCGGCGACGTGGACCTGGCTTTGGCGCCGGAGACTCTGGCGCGCTGGCAGTTCGGTATCACCACCGTCTACCACTTTCTGTTTGTCCCTCTGACGATCTCACTGGCCGCCCTCACGGCCGGGCTGCAGACCGCATGGGTGCGCACGGAGAAGGAGAAGTACCTCAGAGCGACGAAGTTCTGGGGCAAGCTCTTCCTGATCAACATCGCGATGGGTGTCGTCACCGGCATCGTGCAGGAGTTCCAGTTCGGCATGAACTGGTCCGACTACTCCCGCTTCGTCGGTGATGTCTTCGGCGCCCCCCTCGCCTTCGAGGCCCTGATCGCCTTCTTCTTCGAGTCCACCTTCATCGGGCTGTGGATCTTCGGCTGGGACAAGCTGCCGAAGAAGATCCACCTGGCCTGTATGTGGATGGTGTCCATCGGCACGATCCTGTCGGCGTACTTCATCCTGGCGGCCAACTCCTGGATGCAGCACCCCGTCGGCTACCGGATCAACGAGGCGAAGGGGCGGGCCGAGCTCACCGACTTCTGGCTCGTGCTGACCCAGAACACCGCGCTCGCGCAGGCCTTCCACACCCTCTCGGCGGCCTTCCTCACCGGTGGCGCGTTCATGGTCGGCATCTCCGCCTTCCACTTGCTGCGCAAGAAGCACATCCGGGATATGAAGACCTCGCTCAGGCTCGGCCTGGTCACCGTCGCCATCGGCGGCCTGCTCACCGCGATCAGCGGTGACACGCTCGGCAAGATCATGTACGAGCAGCAGCCGATGAAGATGGCCGCGGCCGAGGCGCTGTGGGACGGCGAGGAGCCGGCGCCCTTCTCGGTCTTCGCCATCGGCGATGTCGACAAGGGCCACAACAAGGTCGCCATAGAGATCCCCGGCCTGCTGTCCTTCCTGGCCAAGGACGACTTCACCTCGTACGTCCCCGGGATCAACGACGTCAACAAGGCCGAGCAGGAGAAGTACGGCCCCGGCGACTACCGGCCCAACATCCCCGTCGCCTACTGGGGCTTCCGCTGGATGATCGGCTTCGGCATGGCGTCGTTCACCATCGGCCTGATCGGACTCTGGCTGACCCGCAAGAAGTTCATGCTGCCGCAGCACCTGAGGGTCGGTGACGACGAGGTGCCGCATCTGGTGCTGCTCCCGAAGAAGGCGCTCGGCCCGAAGCTGACCAAGTTGTACTGGCGCATCGCGATCTGGACGCTGGCCTTCCCGCTGATCGCCAACTCCTGGGGCTGGATCTTCACCGAGATGGGCCGTCAGCCGTGGGTCGTGTACGGCGTCCTGCGCACCAGGGACGCGGTCTCCCCCGGCGTCTCCCAGGGCGAGGTTCTCACCTCGATGATCGTCTTCACCACGCTCTACGCCATCCTCGCCGTCGTCGAGGTCAAGCTGCTCGTGAAGTACGTCAAGGCCGGCCCGCCCGAGCTCAGCGAGGCCGATCTGAACCCGCCCACGAAGATCGGCGGCGACGACCGTGACGCCGACAAGCCGATGGCCTTCTCGTACTAGGCCGAGGGAGCTGCACAGTCATGGAACTTCACGACGTCTGGTTCGTACTGATCGCCGTCCTGTGGATCGGCTACTTCTTCCTGGAGGGCTTCGACTTCGGGGTCGGCGTCCTCACCAAGCTGCTGGCCCGCAACCGGCCCGAGCGTCGGGTGCTGATCAACACCATCGGTCCCGTCTGGGACGGCAACGAGGTGTGGCTGCTCTCGGCGGCCGGCGCCACCTTCGCCGCCTTCCCCGAGTGGTACGCCACGCTCTTCTCCGGCTTCTATCTGCCACTGCTGCTCATCCTGGTCTCCTTGATCGTCCGGGGCGTCGCGTTCGAGTACCGGGCGAAGCGACCCGAGGAGCACTGGCAGCGCAACTGGGAGAACGCCATCTTCTGGTGCTCGCTGCTCCCGGCATTTCTGTGGGGTGTGGCCTTCGGCAACATCGTGCGGGGTGTCAAGCTCGACGAGAACCATGAGTACGTCGGCAACGTCCTGGACCTGCTCAACCCGTACGCCCTCGTCGGTGGCCTGGTGACGCTGACGCTCTTCACCTTCCACGGTGCGGTGTTCACCGCGCTCAAGACCGTCGGGGAGATCCGGGAGCGGGCGCGGAAGCTGGCCATGTGGGTCGGTCTCGCCGCCGCGGTCCTGGCGCTGATCTTCCTGCTCTGGACGCAGATCGAGAACGGCGACGGTCAGAGCCTGGTTGCCCTCGTCGTGGCCGTGGCCGCACTGGTGGCGGCGCTGGTGGCGAATCAAGCGGGGCGCGAGGGATGGTCGTTCGCCTTCTCCGGCGTCACCATCGTGGCTGCCGTCGCGATGCTCTTCCTGACGCTCTTCCCGAACGTCATGCCGTCCTCGCTCAATGACGAGTGGAGCCTCACGGTCACCAACGCGTCGTCGAGCCCGTACACCCTGAAGATCATGACCTGGTGCGCGGTGATCGCCACGCCGGTCGTCATGCTCTACCAGGGCTGGACCTACTGGGTCTTCCGCAAGCGGATCGGCACGCAGCACATTTCCGCGGACGCCGCTGCGGGGGCCAAGCACTGAGTCCGCTGTGGCGGGGTGCTTCACGATGTTTCACGTGAAACACCCCGCCCTGGACCGAAGGGCATGTTTCACGTGAAACCGATCGATCCGCGTCTCCTCCGATACGCCCGCGCCACCCGCCTCTTCCTGATTGCTGTCGTTGGCCTGGGTGCCGTCGGCGCCGTGCTGGTCGTCGCACAGGCGATGCTCATCGCGGAGGCGGTGGTGGGGGCGTTCCAACACGGCATGTCCGCCGCTGAACTGCGCACTCCCCTACTGCTGTTGGTGGCCGTGGCCGTAGGCCGCGCAGTGGTCGCTTGGCTCACCGAACTCGCCGCACACCGTGCCGGCGCGGCCGTGAAGTCGGAGCTGCGCGGGCGACTGCTGGAGCGGGCGACCGAGCTGGGGCCCGACTGGCTGAGCGGCCAGCGGACCGGATCGCTGGTCGCGCTCGCCACGCGAGGCGTGGACGCCCTCGACGACTACTTCTCGCGCTATCTGCCGCAGTTGGGGCTCGCGGTGGTCGTACCGATCGCGGTGCTGGCGCGGATCGTGACCGAGGACTGGGTGTCTGCGGCCATCATCGTCGGCACCCTGCCACTGATCCCGGTCTTCATGATGCTGATCGGCTGGGCCACGCAGTCCCGGATGGACCGTCAGTGGCGCATGCTGTCCCGGCTGTCCGGGCACTTCCTGGACGTCGTAGCCGGACTGCCGACCCTGAAGGTGTTCGGGCGTGCCAAGGCGCAGGCCGAGTCGATCCGGCGGATCACCGACGAATACCGCCGGGCGACCATGCGGACCCTGCGCATCGCCTTCATCTCCTCCTTCGCGCTGGAGCTGCTCTCGACGCTCTCGGTGGCCCTGGTCGCGGTGACGATCGGCATGCGCCTCGTCCACGGCGATATGCACCTGTACGACGGTCTGGTCATCCTCGTGCTGGCGCCCGAGGCCTACCTGCCGCTGCGTCAGGTGGGGGCGCAGTACCACGCGGCGGCCGAGGGCCTGTCCGCGGCTGAGGAGATCTTCGAGGTGCTGGAGACTCCGGCGCCCGCGTCGGGAGGCGCGGCGGTGCCGACTGGGGCGGTGTCGTTCGAGGGCGTTTCGGTCCGCTACCCCGAACGGTCCACAGACGCGGTGTCGGACGTGTCCTTCGCCGTGGAGCCCGG comes from the Streptomyces sp. NBC_00443 genome and includes:
- the thiC gene encoding phosphomethylpyrimidine synthase ThiC, which translates into the protein MTIKDARTPAFAQDEKSEEAGKSIGWHKAYVEGSRPDLRVPVRQVHLTNGQSVTLYDTSGPYTDPLADTDVRRGLPPLRENWIIARGDTAEYAGRPVRPEDDGIKHTSPRGGLRNLDAVFPGRPRQPRRGRDGEAVTQLAYARRGEVTPEMEFVAIRENVSPEVVREEIAAGRAVLPANVNHPEIEPMIIGKRFLVKVNANIGNSAVTSSIEEEVEKMTWATRWGADTVMDLSTGRNIHTTREWVLRNSPVPIGTVPLYQALEKVDGRAEELTWEIYKDTVIEQAEQGVDYMTVHAGVRLPFVPLTANRKTGIVSRGGSIMAAWCLAHHRESFLYENFEELCQILAAYDVTYSLGDGLRPGSIADANDEAQFAELRTLGELNTIAKRFNVQTMIEGPGHVPMHKIKENIDLQQEICDEAPFYTLGPLTTDVAPAYDHITSGIGAAMSAWWGTAMLCYVTPKEHLGLPNRDDVKTGVITYKIAAHAADLAKGHPGAQEWDDALSDARFEFRWEDQFNLALDPDTAREFHDETLPAEPAKTAHFCSMCGPKFCSMKISQDIRRAHGGSKEEIEEGMAQKSKEFAAAGNRVYLPLAD
- a CDS encoding metallophosphoesterase produces the protein MTQGAGQGPEMERTATLRDFRVPAYVHETGPYVHSMHTGDVAPPLDETYPEGYTPTQRDLPVINRGDTVQVHVDPAAVPVPQSTAGAGPLFVVGDVHGYIDELMAALQEQGLIDSAGNWSAGTARLWFLGDFTDRGPDGIGVIDLVMRLSAEAAAAGGYCKALMGNHELLLIGAKRFGDTPVNSGAGTATFQAAWLLNGGQKTDMDRLQDHHLQWMSRLDAMEEVDGHLLVHSDTTAYLDYGDSTEAVNDTVRETLTRNDADEVWDLFRKFTRRFSFRDEGGADHVRSLLDTYGGTRVVHGHSPIPYLTGEVGSEDGEDNTGPLVEGPHVYADGLAIAMDGGVTMAGKLLVQQLPLDI
- a CDS encoding LacI family DNA-binding transcriptional regulator, with product MTAAGKHQVSRAETSRRGSRPGRAGIRDVAAAAGVSITTVSDALNGKGRLPDATRRHVREVADRLGYRPSAAARTLRTGKSGLIGLTVTTYGDEPFTFTEFAYFAEMARAATSAALARGYALVILPATSRHDVWSNVALDGTVVIDPSDQDPVVSELVRQGLPVVSDGRPAGSLPVTAWVDNDHEAAVMGILDHLADAGARRIGLLTGTTTDTYTHLSTTAYLRWCERVGQDPVYEAYPAHDPCAGAVAADRLLARPDRPDAVYGLFDPNGTDLLAAARRYGMRVPDDLLLVCCSESTVYANTEPPVTTLSLKPRRIGTAVVQLLIDAIEGVDSDQPVEQVIPTELIVRTSSQRRPPRTTVSPPRSPEGR
- the hisC gene encoding histidinol-phosphate transaminase — protein: MSETSPKLRAELEGIPTYKPGKPAAAGGPVAYKLSSNENPYPPLPGVMETVMATASSFNRYPDMMCTGLMNELSERFGVPLSHLATGTGSVGVAQQLIQATAGPGDEVIYAWRSFEAYPIITQISGATSVKVPLTPGDVHDLDAMAAAITDRTRLIFVCNPNNPTGTVVKRAELERFLDRVPSDVLVVLDEAYREFIRDPEVPDGVGIYRERPNVCVLRTFSKAYGLAGLRVGFAIAHEPVAAALRKTAVPFGVSQVAQEAAIASLRAEDELIGRVGSLVCERNRVVDGLRAQGWTVPETQANFVWLRLGERTVAFAQACEQAGVVIRPFPGEGVRVTVGEDEANDIFLKVAEGFRKEL
- a CDS encoding cyclophilin-like fold protein, which codes for MQTPTPVQIRISWPAGHLTATLDDTPTTQALVKALPLASTARTWGEEVYCDTGVAVPRETGAQQVVEPGTVAFWTDGDALALPYGPTPISRGDECRLASPCNVLGRIDGDPRLLTTVRDGDPVRVELVDD
- a CDS encoding cytochrome ubiquinol oxidase subunit I; its protein translation is MDLALAPETLARWQFGITTVYHFLFVPLTISLAALTAGLQTAWVRTEKEKYLRATKFWGKLFLINIAMGVVTGIVQEFQFGMNWSDYSRFVGDVFGAPLAFEALIAFFFESTFIGLWIFGWDKLPKKIHLACMWMVSIGTILSAYFILAANSWMQHPVGYRINEAKGRAELTDFWLVLTQNTALAQAFHTLSAAFLTGGAFMVGISAFHLLRKKHIRDMKTSLRLGLVTVAIGGLLTAISGDTLGKIMYEQQPMKMAAAEALWDGEEPAPFSVFAIGDVDKGHNKVAIEIPGLLSFLAKDDFTSYVPGINDVNKAEQEKYGPGDYRPNIPVAYWGFRWMIGFGMASFTIGLIGLWLTRKKFMLPQHLRVGDDEVPHLVLLPKKALGPKLTKLYWRIAIWTLAFPLIANSWGWIFTEMGRQPWVVYGVLRTRDAVSPGVSQGEVLTSMIVFTTLYAILAVVEVKLLVKYVKAGPPELSEADLNPPTKIGGDDRDADKPMAFSY
- the cydB gene encoding cytochrome d ubiquinol oxidase subunit II; translation: MELHDVWFVLIAVLWIGYFFLEGFDFGVGVLTKLLARNRPERRVLINTIGPVWDGNEVWLLSAAGATFAAFPEWYATLFSGFYLPLLLILVSLIVRGVAFEYRAKRPEEHWQRNWENAIFWCSLLPAFLWGVAFGNIVRGVKLDENHEYVGNVLDLLNPYALVGGLVTLTLFTFHGAVFTALKTVGEIRERARKLAMWVGLAAAVLALIFLLWTQIENGDGQSLVALVVAVAALVAALVANQAGREGWSFAFSGVTIVAAVAMLFLTLFPNVMPSSLNDEWSLTVTNASSSPYTLKIMTWCAVIATPVVMLYQGWTYWVFRKRIGTQHISADAAAGAKH